A part of Patagioenas fasciata isolate bPatFas1 chromosome 30, bPatFas1.hap1, whole genome shotgun sequence genomic DNA contains:
- the LOC136112964 gene encoding scale keratin-like, which produces MSCSDLRPAPTSVAVPQPIADSCNELCARQCPDSTAFIQPPPVVVTFPGPILSSFPQQAVVGSSGAPAFGGSLGLGGLYGAGATQGSGGLCTFGRPYYASPAYSPYALPRYSRKLWDNCGPC; this is translated from the coding sequence ATGTCTTGCTCCGACCTGCGCCCAGCACCAACCAGCGTCGCCGTCCCCCAGCCCATCGCTGACAGCTGCAACGAGCTCTGCGCCCGGCAGTGCCCCGACTCGACGGCCTTCATCCAGCCGCCCCCCGTCGTCGTCACCttccccggccccatcctcagctccttcccccagCAAGCCGTGGTGGGCTCCTCCGGAGCACCCGCCTTTgggggctccctggggctgggcgGCCTCTACGGTGCCGGGGCCACCCAGGGCTCCGGGGGCCTCTGCACCTTTGGCAGACCCTACTACGCTTCTCCCGCCTACAGCCCTTACGCCTTGCCCCGCTACAGCAGGAAGCTGTGGGACAACTGTGGCCCCTGCTAG